In Melitaea cinxia chromosome Z, ilMelCinx1.1, whole genome shotgun sequence, a single window of DNA contains:
- the LOC123668573 gene encoding gamma-soluble NSF attachment protein-like, with product MSAKLNEAQEHCKAAEKFLKTSLLKWKPDFDSAADEYSQAAQCYRIARDLQKSKECHLKASELYKKNRAFFHAGKAIENAIIVSKELTPPEELYSLGCESSSLYQQHGSGDSGANVLDKVAKIIEERAPELAVKLYQQAADVSSSESSQHQGSEYISKSSRILVKLQRYDEAVDSLRREIGFQQEAGNINAVGRLTVAIVLVQLARGDSVAAEKAYKEWGNNCEVPEMQTLEQLLEAYDEGDRDSAKKALASPFIRSMDVEYARLASMIPLPEGLEPVPKASVRENAAPSYVSQNALYMEQQKSDEGSYQNASQSENDNMERKSEDEDELC from the exons atgtCTGCTAAATTAAATGAAGCCCAAGAGCATTGCAAAGCAGCGGAAAAATt tttgaagACATCTCTGCTGAAATGGAAACCAGATTTTGATTCTGCAGCCGATGAGTACAGTCAGGCAG CACAATGCTATCGCATTGCCAGAGATCTACAGAAGTCAAAGGAATGCCATTTAAAAGCTTCAGAGTTGTATAAGAAGAATCGTGCATTCTTCCACGCTGGAAAAGCAATTGAGAATGCTATTATAGTTAGCAAGGAATTGACTCCACCCGAAGAG TTATATTCTCTTGGCTGTGAGTCGAGCAGCCTGTACCAGCAACATGGATCAGGAGATTCTGGTGCAAATGTTTTGGATAAAGTGGCTAAGATAATTGAAGAGAGAGCCCCCGAGTTGGCAGTGAAATTGTACCAGCAAGCTGCTGATGTCTCGTCG TCTGAAAGCAGTCAGCATCAAGGCTCCGAATACATCAGCAAGTCATCAAGGATTTTGGTCAAACTTCAGAG ATATGACGAAGCTGTAGACAGTCTTCGTCGTGAAATTGGCTTCCAACAAGAGGCAGGAAATATCAACGCTGTGGGAAGGTTAACAGTTGCTATTGTTCTGGTGCAGTTGGCTAGAGGTGATTCTGTTGCTGCTGAAAAAGCTTACAAA GAATGGGGAAATAATTGTGAAGTACCTGAAATGCAGACCCTCGAGCAATTGTTGGAAGCTTATGACGAAGGTGATCGTGATTCAGCCAAGAAGGCACTTGCTTCACCTTTTATTAGAAGTATGGATGTGGAGTACGCCAGACTTGCTAGCATGATACCGCTTCCAGAAGGATTGGAACCTGTACCTAAGGCCAGTGTAAGGGAGAATGCAGCTCCATCATATGTAAGTCAAAACGCTCTATACATGGAG CAACAAAAGAGTGACGAAGGAAGTTATCAAAACGCCAGTCAATCTGAAAATGACAATATGGAGAGAAAATCTGAGGATGAAGATGAACTGTGTTAA
- the LOC123668632 gene encoding uncharacterized protein LOC123668632 — MPKNITSEVREIILKVKEFMDEEKRMQVPIIPLSKVYVRVSAATGVSERTVLNIVKEARLIEQGLLDPETLKKTPKKRVRTKGKIEVDEYDLQVIRRKIHEFYAFKKEVPTINKLLQILKDEINFKGSRETLRKILRKNGFQFRKTKNNKEKDQVPESTSAVPPMVPPYIHSMFSHKNIQS, encoded by the exons ATGCCGAAAAATATAACAAGTGAGGTgagagaaataattttaaaagttaaagaaTTCATGGACGAAGAAAAGCGAATGCAAGTACCAATTATACCGCTTAGTAAAGTATACGTAAGAGTATCTGCCGCCACAG GCGTGTCGGAGCGTACTGTTTTAAACATTGTTAAAGAAGCTAGACTGATCGAACAGGGTCTGTTAGATCcagaaactttaaaaaagacACCCAAAAAAAGAGTACGAACAAAAGGAAAAATTGAAGTAGACGAATATGACTTGCAAGTAATACGACGAAAAATTCACGAATTCTATGCATTTAAAAAAGAAGTACCAACAATAAACAAactgttacaaatattaaaagatgAAATCAACTTCAAAGGTTCAAGAGAAACATTAAGAAAAATTCTCCGTAAAAATGGTTTTCAGTTCCGaaagacaaaaaataacaaGGAAAAAGATCAAGTCCCAGAATCTACTTCAGCAGTTCCTCCCATGGTGCCACCATATATCCACTCCATGTTTAGTCATAAGAATATCCAatcataa